Proteins encoded together in one Psilocybe cubensis strain MGC-MH-2018 chromosome 8, whole genome shotgun sequence window:
- a CDS encoding EEF1A lysine methyltransferase 1, with protein MPLSISDISSDISGSPPRLDPSTLSLLDSFFSEKAEADRKFQELAAERAAAQVAGLALEEDIESDETKPMVSVSDFKLAFGEDWQLSQFWYSESFATNLASRLHALCTPNTHIAFLCCPTAFVAFEHMKPLTNSKLLEYDQRFAVLSPKKFVPYDIDDADVFPEAMRGKVDIAVVDPPFLNEVTNKKVVQTLKQLLHQRSKLIVLTSVSVEDVLAKLYSEPPLGPLRRTAIDPEHGRLANDFACWGSWDGAEKFGKD; from the exons ATGCCTCTAAGCATCTCTGACATATCTTCAGACATCTCAGGCTCCCCACCGAGACTAGACCCAAGCACGCTCTCCCTCCTCGACTCATTCTTCTCCGaaaaagcagaagcagaccGCAAGTTCCAAGAACTTGCAGCCGAGCGCGCCGCAGCCCAAGTCGCCGGCCTAGCACTAGAGGAGGACATCGAGTCCGACGAAACCAAGCCAATGGTCAGCGTCTCCGACTTCAAACTCGCATTCGGCGAAGATTGGCAGCTTAGCCAATTCTG GTACTCGGAGTCATTCGCAACCAACCTCGCCTCGCGCCTACACGCTCTCTGCACGCCCAACACCCACATAGCCTTTCTCTGCTGCCCAACCGCCTTCGTCGCATTTGAGCACATGAAACCTCTCACAAACTCCAAGCTGCTCGAATACGACCAGCGCTTCGCGGTGCTCTCTCCCAAGAAATTTGTGCCATACGACATCGACGACGCAGACGTATTCCCGGAGGCCATGCGCGGAAAAGTAGACATCGCCGTCGTCGATCCGCCATTCTTGAACGAG GTGACGAACAAAAAAGTCGTTCAGACCCTCAAACAACTCCTCCATCAAAGGAGCAAACTCATAGTGCTTACGTCCGTCTCTGTAGAGGACGTCCTCGCGAAGCTGTACTCCGAACCGCCACTGGGCCCGCTGCGCCGTACAGCAATCGATCCTGAGCATGGCCGGCTCGCGAATGATTTCGCATGTTGGGGGTCATGGGACGGGGCCGAGAAATTTGGCAAGGACTGA
- a CDS encoding Cytochrome P450 monooxygenase (Cytochrome P450 monooxygenase ARMGADRAFT_974139), with amino-acid sequence METRFATSFQPTTLAAAAVALWLAAKLLKAFTARKRELYPPGPRPKFLIGNLLDLPSVISPMAFAEWEKKYNSPLLHAEVFGRHILIVNSLDDAIALFERPERARIYSDKPEFPVLDMMGMDINVGMMPYGEHWRKHRRVSHQNFNIQAALQYEPVQAKHVRNLLQNILDSPARFHDHNKLYSAAITLSAMYGYEVKSIDDPCVTLADEALRLTSQLITPGGSIINVIPALRHVPAWFPFAYSKRTAEKAKAMTEEILRIPLEHVKRNFERGTVSPSLVTNFYERKLAVGASEEEEMVIKNVAYTVYGAGSDTTASLTYTFVYLMTVHPSIQRKAQEEIDRVVGSSRLPALADRKALPYVEAVYREVLRLYPPLPLGLPRATSEDDVYDGYFIPKGTTVFTNIWAMSRNERDYPDPSRFDPERHFTNGQLMDEKALAYGFGRRKVGCVGRPMASNTVWLMMVSILYAFTITKAKDEDGNDVQVNDQFLSIGIMTHKQPFECAFHPRIPGIRQLIAEA; translated from the exons ATGGAGACAAGATTCGCTACTAGTTTTCAACCGACTACGCTTGCTGCAGCTGCTGTAGCATTGTGGTTGGCtgcgaagctgctgaaagCTTTCACTGCTAGGAAGCGAGAGCTTTATCCACCAGGCCCACGCCCAAAATTTCTGATTGGGAATTTACTCGACTTGCCGTCTGTCATTTCACCCATGGCGTTCGCGGAATGGGAGAAGAAGTATAACA GCCCGTTGCTGCACGCTGAAGTATTCGGGAGGCATATCCTCATTGTGAACAGTCTGGATGATGCAATTGCGTTATTCGAAAGACCGGAGAGGGCAAGAATATACTCTGACAAACCGGAGTTCCCTGTTCTTGACAT gatggggatggataTTAACGTTGGTATGATGCCTTATGGTGAACATTGGAGAAAGCATAGGAGGGTCAGCCATCAGAATTTTAATATCCAGGCTGCGCTGCAGTACGAACCCGTCCAAGCGAAACACGTCAGGAATCTACTACAGAATATCCTCGATAGCCCTGCACGGTTCCACGATCACAATAAATT GTACTCAGCAGCGATCACGCTATCAGCGATGTACGGCTACGAAGTCAAATCCATCGACGATCCCTGCGTGACGCTAGCAGACGAGGCACTGCGGCTCACATCCCAGCTTATCACGCCCGGTGGGAGCATCATCAACGTTATCCCGGCGCTCCGACACGTTCCTGCGTGGTTCCCTTTTGCATATTCGAAGAGGACGGCggagaaggcgaaggcgatgaCTGAGGAGATTTTGAGGATCCCGTTGGAGCATGTTAAGAGGAACTTT gAAAGAGGTACTGTTTCGCCGTCTTTGGTTACGAATTTCTATGAGAGAAAGCTTGCGGTTGGAGCATccgaggaggaagagatggTTATCAAGAACGTTGCGTATACGGTGTATGGAg CGGGATCTGACACG ACAGCCTCTCTCACATACACATTTGTATATCTAATGACCGTCCATCCCTCAATCCAACGTAAAGCCCAAGAGGAAATCGACAGAGTTGTCGGCTCGAGCCGGTTACCTGCTCTAGCAGACCGCAAGGCGCTGCCGTACGTCGAAGCGGTGTATAGAGAGGTTTTGAGGCTTTACCCGCCGCTCCCGCTTGGATTGCCGCGCGCTACGTCCGAGGATGATGTGTATGATGGGTATTTTATTCCGAAAG GAACGACGGTGTTTACGAATATATG GGCAATGTCGCGTAATGAACGAGATTATCCAGACCCCTCTCGATTCGACCCCGAAAGACACTTCACTAACGGACAATTAATGGATGAGAAAGCACTAGCGTACGGATTTGGGCGGAGGAAAGT GGGATGTGTGGGTAGACCTATGGCTAGCAATACG GTCTGGCTGATGATGGTATCCATCCTCTACGCCTTCACCATCACAAAAGCCAAAGACGAAGACGGCAACGATGTGCAAGTGAACGACCAATTCTTGAGTATTGGGATTATGAC CCATAAGCAGCCGTTCGAATGCGCCTTCCATCCGCGTATCCCTGGGATCCGCCAGCTTATTGCAGAAGCTTGA
- a CDS encoding Phosphoribosylglycinamide formyltransferase — protein sequence MSSTAAQSKRRIVVLISGSGSNLQALIDALNTPALPNAEIVLVVSNRKAAYGLTRAAQATPPIPTAYLALATYVKQNPGKTREDYDAEVAKIVLRAKPDIVVLAGWMHILSETFLELLDGRKVVEDTPVLKPIPVINLHPALPGQFDGASAIERAYEAFTKGEITHSGAMVHRVVKDVDRGEPLVVREVAFVAGESLEAYETKLHNVEHEIIVEATKKVLEEL from the exons ATGTCGTCGACGGCAGCACAATCGAAACGAAGGATCGTGGTGCTCATATCTGGCTCAG GCAGCAACCTCCAGGCGTTGATCGATGCACTCAACACGCCTGCACTGCCAAATGCTGAGATCGTCTTGGTGGTATCGAATCGCAAGGCTGCGTATGGGCTGACGCGGGCAGCACAGGCCACTCCGCCGATCCCGACTGCGTATCTGGCGCTTGCGACGTACGTGAAGCAGAATCCGGGAAAGACGAGAGAGGACTATGACGCAGAGGTAGCAAAGATCGTTTTGCGCGCTAAACCGGACATCGTTGTGCTCGCTGGCTGGATGCATATCCTCAGTGAGACATTCCTGGAACTTCTTGATGGGCGCAAGGTGGTGGAGGACACACCAGTGCTGAAGCCGATCCCTGTGATCAACCTGCACCCTGCGCTACCTGGCCAGTTTGATGGTGCGAGTGCGATTGAGCGCGCGTATGAGGCGTTCACGAAGGGTGAGATTACGCACTCTGGAGCTATGGTGCATCGGGTGGTGAAGGATGTGGATAGGGGAGAGCCGCTTGTTGTGCGCGAGGTCGCGTTTGTGGCAGGCGAGAGCTTGGAGGCGTATGAGACGAAACTGCATAATGTCGAGCACGAGATTATTGTAGAAGCAACAAAAAAGGTTCTTGAAGAGTTATAG
- a CDS encoding Serine/threonine-protein kinase AtPK2/AtPK19 codes for MTLRSIDGQADCDRESLAPPSIGHLDETSTSPRLEVADLDDTQKFSDLFDSLGLHIPQEQKNRISRSFEASYEIENYPNVKHIDPEWKHDEIEEIVVVSPKRANAFDLSTIHEEPSVLQVPSACLADFDIVKTDICSNVGPAFKVGVCTRKDNGQRYVIKRKQTRNDSSWSEKVVLEMLASLSTPFVETIRWSFRNEEYVYIVLDTYVAGTLLDLVNHHGPLGSHKATFYASELVCAILSLHNAGIMHKDLDPRSVSLDTDGHIVITHFSRAESFPQTTRPHGVSCNVGFGDTMSEFRAPEIFLGWELDSAVDCWSFGMLCYFMMFGTHPYGERDVADDPRWLYDRVVVFSVPTESLRLVHPMARDLITKCLQRNPSLRWSMEKIKSHGYFALVDWDQVAAKQVDAPSFRRTAMEVDRAVFQTQSDSHQRDAPSVNEVAFPPAFSRNLIHPATTPTGTSNARSRITISELANASEIFRPLSISTIAEALHEDDEPVSLSASTGHVESERDETSMSLSATVSLGVEQRQQPPPVHAQIRPTDKVSRFWAELDQEEQQSSVSIVTEQEFGGSSNNIPFTHGKVPKLRKYRSAIHAQRLFSLSTASFQKRLKQKPKSSGALRQGHGHGQGQGHEGQGQGGSKSRHAERIDDLPMGIQQSGSGIGFTYNIPSGVPSKVSVRSFAPSCNQFFHGGITNALSLNLNRGLGLGQAQRVGLKAKNGGAKQESSGGCSVMSLSNPQHGSLEAPASQGTPTVLSMPTPRAREVGNATFIRDMYRSPSWIFSPPDSLPSPMALVNPNPVNSCSNSPSMEDGRNRECRGVREGIHMGRNAHRDQENHSEASPDSSGPFTPATLVSVESNGVGNVKGNNGSVRGHGQRVAGAKRQHENEHDGEHDKGPQQHHERGVSHDDDDDDEDCPEEVNISIPKNLELDLDFRMWAPDSTLRLVPPSRSAAAAGGGYEDSVPVHRSTVGRNLLPASLLGGRRNTGINGLGSRISPSVSMSMSIMSMMSYDDVENENENKDNDSSCIGGDSFYTSDVTASSARI; via the exons ATGACCTTGAGGTCCATCGACGGACAAGCTGACTGTGACAGG GAATCGCTCGCGCCACCTTCCATTGGACACCTCGATGAAACATCCACGTCACCTCGCCTTGAAGTCGCAGACCTAGACGACACT CAAAAGTTCTCAGATCTTTTCGATAGCCTGGGGCTACACATACCCCAGGAGCAAAAGAACAGGATATCGAGGAGTTTCGAAGCTAGCTATGAAATTGAG AATTATCCAAATGTCAAGCATATTGATCCTGAGTGGAAACACGATGAAATTGAG GAAATTGTGGTGGTGTCTCCTAAGCGGGCAAACGCCTTTGATTTGTCGACGATCCACGAAGAGCCTAGTGTCCTCCAAGTG CCAAGCGCATGTCTTGCCGATTTTGACATCGTGAAGACAGATATATGCTCCAATGTAGGACCTGCGTTCAAAGTAGGCGTGTGTACTAGGAAGGACAATGGCCAGCGATACGTTATCAAGAGGAAACAGACTAGAAATGACTCATCTTGGTCTGAGAAAGTCGTCTTGGAGATGTTGGCTAGCCTTTCTACTCCTTTCGTTGAAACCATAAGATGGTCATTTCGAAACGAGGAGTATGTCTACATCGTCTTA GACACATATGTAGCGGGTACCCTGTTGGACTTGGTGAACCATCATGGACCGTTAGGTTCTCACAAGGCAACATTTTACGCTTCAGAACTA GTATGCGCGATTTTGAGCCTGCACAACGCGGGTATCATGCACAAAGACCTCGACCCTCGCTCCGTTTCTCTCGACACCGACGGCCACATCGTGATCACCCACTTCTCCCGCGCCGAGTCGTTCCCCCAGACCACCCGCCCACATGGCGTGTCGTGCAATGTCGGCTTTGGAGATACGATGAGCGAGTTCCGCGCACCAGAGATTTTCCTTGGGTGGGAGCTGGATTCGGCGGTGGACTGCTGGTCCTTTGGGATGTTGTGTTATTTTATGATGTTTGGCACG CATCCGTACGGAGAGCGGGACGTTGCTGATGATCCTCGCTGGTTGTATGATCGCGTGGTGGTATTTTCGGTCCCTACAGAATCTTTGAGACTCGTCCATCCCATGGCTAGAGATTTGATAACAAAG TGTTTGCAACGAAATCCGTCTCTTAGGTGGTCCATGGAGAAGATCAAATCTCATGGTTATTTTGCGCTTGT TGACTGGGACCAGGTCGCTGCTAAACAAGTTGATG CACCCTCGTTTCGACGAACAGCAATGGAAGTCGACCGTGCAGTTTTTCAGACCCAATCTGATTCACATCAACGGGATGCGCCATCTGTGAATGAGGTGGCATTCCCTCCTGCGTTCTCAAGGAATCTGATCCACCCTGCGACGACGCCGACGGGTACTTCGAACGCGAGGAGCCGGATTACTATTTCGGAACTAGCGAACGCATCTGAGATCTTTAGGCCGCTTTCTATCTCAACAATTGCAGAGGCTTTgcacgaggacgatgaaccTGTTTCGTTGTCTGCGAGTACAGGACATGTGGAATCTGAGCGCGATGAAACCTCGATGTCTCTTTCCGCGACCGTGTCCTTGGGCGTAGAGCAACGCCAGCAACCTCCTCCTGTGCATGCGCAGATTCGGCCAACGGACAAAGTATCGCGATTTTGGGCAGAGCTTGACCAAGAGGAACAGCAGTCGTCCGTGTCTATTGTGACGGAGCAGGAGTTTGGCGGCTCGAGCAATAATATCCCGTTTACGCATGGCAAGGTGCCGAAGCTGAGGAAGTATCGCTCGGCGATCCATGCGCAGAGGTTGTTTAGTCTGAGCACGGCGTCGTTTCAAAAGAGGTTGAAGCAAAAGCCGAAGTCGAGTGGGGCTTTGAGACAGGGACATGGCCATGggcaaggacaaggacatgaaggacaaggacaaggaggtTCAAAATCTCGCCATGCAGAGAGGATCGATGATCTACCAATGGGGATACAGCAAAGCGGGAGCGGGATTGGGTTCACGTATAATATCCCATCGGGCGTGCCATCCAAGGTGTCGGTGAGGTCGTTTGCACCAAGTTGTAATCAATTTTTCCATGGGGGGATTACGAATGCTCTGAGTCTGAATTTAAATCGTGGACTTGGGCTGGGGCAGGCACAGAGGGTGGGGTTGAAGGCGAAGAATGGAGGTGCGAAACAGGAGTCGTCGGGGGGCTGTTCTGTGATGTCTTTGTCAAATCCTCAGCACGGATCTTTGGAGGCCCCAGCGTCCCAGGGGACACCTACTGTGTTATCAATGCCGACGCCAAGAGCGAGAGAGGTTGGGAATGCGACGTTCATTCGCGATATGTATCGCTCTCCTAGCTGGATATTTTCCCCGCCTGATAGCCTCCCGTCTCCGATGGCATTGGTCAATCCCAACCCTGTGAATTCGTGTTCAAATTCACCTTCGATGGAGGATGGAAGGAATCGAGAGTGTCGTGGTGTACGTGAGGGTATTCATATGGGTCGAAATGCACACCGTGACCAGGAAAACCACTCAGAGGCTAGCCCAGATTCATCGGGGCCTTTTACTCCTGCTACACTGGTTAGTGTGGAGAGCAATGGGGTTGGGAATGTGAAGGGTAATAACGGCAGCGTGCGTGGTCATGGACAACGTGTTGCTGGGGCAAAACGGCAACATGAAAACGAACATGATGGAGAGCATGATAAGGGGCCCCAGCAACACCACGAACGCGGTGTTTctcacgacgacgacgacgacgacgaggactGCCCAGAAGAGGTCAACATCAGTATTCCCAAAAACCTTGAGCTGGATTTGGATTTCCGGATGTGGGCGCCTGATTCGACGCTGAGGCTGGTTCCGCCGTCTcgatctgctgctgctgctggtggtggcTATGAAGATAGTGTTCCTGTTCATAGGTCTACTGTGGGGCGGAATCTCCTGCCTGCATCTCTTCTAGGAGGGCGTCGTAACACTGGAATTAATGGCCTGGGGTCGAGGATATCGCCGTCcgtgtcgatgtcgatgtcgatcaTGTCAATGATGTCGTATGATGATgtcgagaacgagaacgagaacaagGATAATGATAGTAGCTGTATTGGAGGTGATTCGTTCTACACGTCGGACGTTACGGCTTCTAGTGCTCGCATTTGA